In Sphingobacterium thalpophilum, a genomic segment contains:
- a CDS encoding NADPH-dependent FMN reductase, with translation MSIYNVGIFVGSLRKESFNKKIAQFILDQEESKFSYRMIDIGDLPLYNQDFDDAGNPPASYTRFRQEVASLDAVLFVTAEYNRSIPAVLKNAIDVGSRPYGKNKWDGKPGAIISSSTGVYGGFGANHHLRQSLVFVNIPTMQQPEAYLGDIGSCIGPSGTVELAKTKDFLRSFKTAFEQWAERIIHTKRQN, from the coding sequence ATGAGTATATATAACGTAGGCATATTTGTCGGCAGCTTGAGAAAGGAATCTTTCAATAAAAAGATCGCACAGTTTATCCTCGACCAGGAGGAATCGAAATTTAGCTATCGCATGATTGATATCGGCGATCTCCCCTTATATAATCAGGATTTTGACGATGCTGGTAACCCACCGGCTAGCTATACCCGTTTCCGTCAAGAGGTCGCGTCCTTGGATGCTGTGCTTTTTGTTACCGCAGAGTATAACCGTTCGATTCCGGCGGTATTAAAGAATGCGATTGACGTGGGTTCGAGACCCTATGGAAAAAATAAATGGGATGGTAAACCTGGCGCAATAATTTCCTCATCAACGGGAGTTTATGGGGGCTTTGGGGCCAACCATCATTTGCGTCAATCACTTGTCTTCGTCAATATCCCAACGATGCAGCAACCTGAAGCTTATCTGGGCGATATCGGCAGCTGTATCGGTCCAAGTGGAACAGTGGAATTAGCAAAAACCAAAGATTTTCTCCGCAGCTTTAAAACAGCATTTGAGCAATGGGCTGAGCGAATCATTCATACAAAAAGGCAGAATTAA
- a CDS encoding aminotransferase class IV, producing the protein MPTNYINFNGNVVPEDQEIFSIENRGFRYGDGLFETMLYKDGDIRFLNFHVERLQKGMELIHLDDANLFDAFFIRSRSEELIRKNNMLGQQVRIRLIVFRSGGGLYSPTSNKPGFVLQVQRIEPNLRDKKVGLIVGLYNEFKKPYSDLSKIKSLNAQIYVLAGIYKKKMAFDDVLILNQEGYLCESLISNIFVYYEKVLYTPALSEGCIEGVMRRVVMDMAQDEGIEVVEAQISPEIMKRADEIFCTNAVQGVQWVMGYKQKRYFNKISRILQEKLQHWNYDLSDEQD; encoded by the coding sequence ATGCCAACAAACTATATCAATTTCAATGGCAATGTAGTGCCGGAAGATCAGGAAATATTTAGCATTGAGAATAGAGGTTTTCGTTATGGGGACGGACTGTTCGAAACGATGTTGTATAAGGATGGTGATATCCGCTTTCTAAATTTTCATGTCGAGCGTTTACAAAAAGGAATGGAGTTGATTCATTTGGATGATGCAAACCTTTTCGATGCATTTTTTATTCGTTCGAGATCCGAAGAATTAATCCGTAAAAACAATATGTTGGGACAGCAGGTTCGTATCCGGTTGATCGTATTTAGATCTGGTGGCGGATTGTATAGTCCGACGAGTAATAAACCTGGTTTTGTTTTGCAGGTGCAGCGCATAGAACCTAATCTTCGCGATAAGAAGGTCGGTTTGATTGTAGGGCTGTACAATGAATTCAAAAAACCTTATAGCGATCTTTCAAAGATTAAATCTTTAAATGCGCAGATTTATGTGTTAGCTGGCATCTATAAAAAGAAAATGGCTTTTGATGATGTGTTAATTCTAAATCAGGAAGGTTACCTATGTGAATCCTTAATTTCAAATATCTTTGTCTATTATGAAAAGGTGCTTTATACACCAGCATTATCCGAAGGATGTATTGAAGGGGTGATGCGTCGGGTAGTCATGGACATGGCACAGGATGAAGGTATAGAAGTGGTGGAAGCACAGATAAGCCCCGAAATCATGAAACGGGCAGATGAGATTTTCTGTACCAATGCTGTACAGGGGGTACAATGGGTAATGGGCTATAAGCAAAAGCGCTATTTCAATAAGATATCGCGGATCTTACAGGAAAAATTACAGCATTGGAACTATGACCTCAGTGATGAACAAGACTAG
- a CDS encoding RluA family pseudouridine synthase, protein MTEQIGSQDQEEQELFEHLRIEVDKGQALLRIDKYLMNRVENATRSKIQHAIEAGSVMVNGKEIKASYKVRPDDVITLVLPDPPRDNEVYPENIPLDIKYEDDDVLIVNKEAGMVVHPGYNNYTGTLVNALTYHIQQLPQLPGNSDRPGLVHRIDKDTSGLLVIAKNEKSMAFLAKQFFDHSITRKYIALVWGDLKEDGTITGYIGRHLKDRRIMAMYDSEDKGRWSVTHYRVLERLGYVTLIECQLETGRTHQIRTHMQSIGHPLFNDAMYGGDKILKGTVFSKYKQFVDNCFSLLPRQALHAQVLGFIHPSTKENMYFEVPYPEDFRLALEKWRGYAANSMAIEHD, encoded by the coding sequence ATGACAGAACAAATTGGATCGCAAGATCAGGAAGAACAGGAATTATTTGAGCATCTACGTATTGAGGTGGATAAGGGGCAAGCATTACTCCGCATTGATAAATATCTGATGAACAGGGTGGAAAATGCTACGCGGAGCAAAATTCAGCATGCTATTGAAGCTGGTTCTGTCATGGTTAACGGTAAGGAGATCAAGGCGAGCTATAAGGTTAGACCTGATGATGTGATTACATTAGTGCTACCTGATCCGCCACGGGATAACGAAGTTTATCCTGAAAACATTCCATTAGATATCAAATACGAGGATGACGATGTGTTGATCGTGAATAAGGAGGCGGGAATGGTCGTGCATCCAGGATATAATAATTATACAGGAACCTTGGTCAATGCATTAACGTATCATATACAGCAGCTGCCACAGCTACCTGGAAACTCCGATCGCCCGGGTTTAGTGCATCGAATCGATAAAGACACCTCCGGATTATTGGTCATTGCTAAAAATGAAAAATCAATGGCCTTTTTGGCAAAGCAGTTTTTCGATCACAGCATTACCCGTAAATATATTGCATTAGTTTGGGGAGATTTAAAAGAGGACGGAACAATCACAGGTTATATTGGACGTCATCTAAAAGACAGACGTATCATGGCGATGTATGATAGTGAAGACAAGGGGCGTTGGTCAGTGACACATTACCGAGTTTTGGAGCGACTGGGCTATGTTACCCTAATAGAATGTCAATTAGAAACGGGACGTACACATCAAATTCGTACGCATATGCAATCTATTGGTCATCCGCTATTTAATGATGCCATGTATGGCGGCGATAAGATTTTAAAAGGTACCGTGTTTTCAAAGTACAAGCAGTTTGTGGATAACTGTTTTTCATTGCTGCCGCGACAAGCACTTCATGCTCAAGTATTGGGATTTATTCATCCTTCTACAAAAGAAAATATGTATTTTGAGGTACCATATCCGGAAGATTTTCGTTTAGCTTTAGAAAAGTGGCGCGGATATGCGGCAAATTCAATGGCTATAGAACATGATTAA
- a CDS encoding 1-aminocyclopropane-1-carboxylate deaminase/D-cysteine desulfhydrase: MKQFSLNLFSFNVMLPFKIHSPETELCLPAWEKKHIKVTLKRDDLIHPFISGNKWRKLKYNLEEAVQLGKSHLVTFGGAWSNHLLATACAGATFKFKTTAFVRGEERVNNPVLTMCRLFGMQLIYVDRESYRNKENLYERYFGQDPTTFYIHEGGYGTLGAKGCAEIVDELQHEYQHIFTACGTGTTLAGIGNAVEKRDLFTHVHGVPVLKNGGFIQTEVDQLYPNIPPPILHLDYHFGGYAKSNADLLAFVQHFIASTGIMIEPTYTGKLLYAVDDLIKKDYFTPADQVLVIHTGGLTGLLGMYERFNFLDLHQ; the protein is encoded by the coding sequence ATGAAACAATTTTCGTTAAATTTGTTTTCATTTAATGTTATGTTGCCGTTCAAAATCCATAGTCCCGAAACTGAATTGTGCCTTCCGGCCTGGGAGAAGAAGCATATTAAAGTAACGCTTAAGCGGGATGACCTCATACATCCGTTTATTTCGGGCAATAAGTGGCGAAAATTAAAATATAATCTGGAAGAAGCAGTGCAGCTAGGGAAAAGCCATCTGGTTACTTTTGGCGGGGCATGGAGCAACCATCTTTTGGCTACTGCTTGCGCCGGCGCTACCTTCAAATTTAAAACAACTGCTTTTGTTAGAGGTGAAGAAAGGGTTAACAACCCTGTTTTAACGATGTGTCGTCTTTTTGGGATGCAGCTTATTTACGTCGACCGCGAATCTTACCGAAATAAAGAAAATTTATACGAGCGTTATTTTGGTCAGGATCCAACGACATTCTATATACATGAAGGCGGTTACGGTACGCTTGGAGCGAAAGGTTGCGCCGAAATCGTTGACGAACTCCAACATGAATATCAGCATATTTTTACAGCCTGTGGTACAGGAACAACATTAGCGGGAATAGGCAATGCTGTAGAAAAACGGGATCTATTTACCCATGTACATGGCGTTCCTGTTTTAAAAAATGGTGGCTTTATTCAAACGGAAGTCGATCAACTTTACCCCAACATCCCCCCGCCTATTTTACATCTTGATTATCATTTTGGTGGTTATGCCAAATCCAACGCCGACTTGCTCGCCTTCGTTCAACATTTTATAGCATCCACAGGAATAATGATTGAGCCTACTTATACCGGCAAATTGCTCTATGCCGTGGATGACCTGATCAAAAAGGACTACTTTACCCCCGCCGATCAGGTACTCGTAATACATACCGGCGGACTTACAGGCCTACTTGGCATGTACGAACGTTTTAATTTTCTTGATCTACATCAATAA
- a CDS encoding NADPH-dependent FMN reductase translates to MKILAFAGTSNKNSINKTFVTSTSKYYKEADDTIELLDLNHFEMPIYSYDKEVELGIPQLAHDFAAKMDAADFLLISLAEHNGSYTTAYKNIVDWVSRIPNRKLFNGKPVFLLATAPGPMGGATVLNTAVNRITWDGADILDSFSLPEFHKNFEEGKGIIDPTLRSQLEAKVRKTKRALAEKLSVQG, encoded by the coding sequence ATGAAAATATTAGCATTTGCAGGCACAAGCAACAAAAACTCAATCAACAAAACATTTGTCACAAGTACTTCAAAATACTACAAGGAAGCCGACGATACCATCGAATTGCTAGACTTAAACCATTTTGAAATGCCGATCTATTCTTACGACAAAGAAGTCGAGTTGGGCATTCCTCAATTGGCACATGACTTTGCAGCTAAAATGGATGCCGCAGATTTCCTGTTGATTTCTTTGGCCGAACATAATGGATCCTATACCACAGCTTACAAAAATATCGTTGACTGGGTTTCACGGATTCCTAACCGTAAATTATTCAACGGCAAACCTGTTTTCTTATTGGCTACTGCCCCTGGTCCAATGGGAGGTGCCACAGTTTTGAACACTGCTGTCAATCGAATCACTTGGGACGGTGCCGATATATTAGATTCCTTTTCTCTTCCCGAATTCCACAAAAACTTTGAAGAAGGTAAAGGTATTATCGACCCGACTTTAAGAAGTCAATTAGAAGCTAAAGTACGTAAAACAAAACGTGCACTTGCCGAAAAATTATCCGTTCAGGGTTAA
- a CDS encoding DJ-1/PfpI family protein codes for MAKKILLLVGDFVEDYEAMVPFQAMGSIGITVDAIAPDRKSGDVVPTAVHDFTGDQTYKELRGHNFAINKDFDQVNVEDYDGLYIAGGRSAEYIRLNKRVLEITKHFFEHNKPVAAICHGIQVLTAAKVLAGRTLTAYVAVGPDIELAGGTWKNIPADQAVVDGNLVTSPAWPGHQAILKEFYKLLGITITI; via the coding sequence ATGGCAAAAAAAATATTACTACTTGTAGGAGACTTTGTAGAAGACTACGAAGCAATGGTTCCATTTCAAGCAATGGGTTCTATAGGGATAACGGTAGATGCAATTGCTCCAGACCGCAAAAGCGGGGATGTAGTTCCCACAGCAGTACATGATTTCACTGGTGATCAGACCTACAAAGAATTGCGCGGGCATAATTTCGCAATCAATAAAGATTTCGACCAGGTAAATGTTGAAGACTATGACGGTCTATATATTGCTGGCGGACGATCGGCAGAATATATTCGACTCAACAAACGTGTTTTGGAGATTACGAAACACTTCTTTGAGCACAACAAACCTGTGGCGGCAATATGTCATGGTATCCAGGTGTTAACAGCTGCAAAAGTACTCGCAGGTCGTACATTGACAGCCTATGTTGCTGTAGGTCCAGACATTGAATTAGCAGGCGGCACATGGAAAAATATTCCTGCAGATCAAGCGGTCGTAGACGGAAATTTGGTCACCTCTCCTGCTTGGCCAGGACATCAGGCAATTTTAAAAGAGTTTTATAAGTTATTAGGTATTACTATTACAATTTAA
- the ppk1 gene encoding polyphosphate kinase 1, which translates to MAKKFIPRDVSWLSFNGRVLQEAADETVPLPLRIKFLGIFSNNLDEFFRVRVAGLKRAIDLKDKSANQSFYEDPQLILEELNIRVIKQQKKFDSTWNRIQKDMAKQNVYIKTSEELNPEQQKFVSDYYQDDVESNVIPLILDDVRPMPYIRDKSLYLGIAMGKQEWQYETKFALIEIPTSQNGRFVQLPSPKDEKHIILLEDVIKFNLPLIFSYFGFDVFNAHVFKVTKDAEFDIDNDINTTLVEKISKGVKNRRKGKPTRFIFDQEMDHKLVEFLIKKLNLSKKDSIIPGQKIHNFKHFMDFPNVFKSYNQPLERTSFPHPYFKNYERVTDTVLKKDVLLSFPYHEFRPIIDLLREAAMDPDVKTIQITAYRLASNSKIANALINAARNGKEVTVMLELRARFDEENNLDWKEKLELEGIKVLTGIPNKKVHAKLCVIKKRIGMKTIQYGFVSTGNINEKTAKLYGDYCLLTSNRDVIADINKVFNYLRRPKSNPAEIIKNCKSLLICPTDMRRELLHYIDQEITEAKAGRKAYIIVKVNSLSDKEMIKKLYDAATAGVKINLIIRGIYCATNQKTFKLQMNAISIVDEYLEHARVMYFYNAGREQLFISSADWMTRNLDHRIEAAVKITSKKIKEDLKEMLQIQLNDNVKARILNNSLSNHYVENKKAPCRSQIEIYNYLKKKLADH; encoded by the coding sequence ATGGCGAAAAAATTTATTCCTAGAGACGTTAGTTGGTTGAGCTTTAATGGCAGAGTACTTCAGGAAGCTGCGGATGAGACTGTCCCTTTACCCTTAAGAATCAAATTTTTAGGTATATTTTCCAATAACCTCGATGAATTTTTCCGCGTGCGTGTTGCAGGTCTAAAACGGGCTATAGACCTCAAAGATAAAAGTGCCAATCAATCCTTCTATGAAGATCCTCAGCTTATCCTAGAAGAGCTCAATATCCGGGTCATCAAGCAGCAAAAGAAATTTGACAGTACCTGGAATCGTATCCAAAAAGATATGGCCAAACAAAATGTCTATATTAAGACCAGTGAGGAACTCAACCCCGAACAACAGAAGTTTGTGAGTGACTATTATCAGGATGACGTAGAATCGAACGTCATTCCGCTGATATTGGACGATGTGCGGCCTATGCCTTATATTCGGGATAAGAGCCTTTATTTGGGCATTGCGATGGGAAAACAGGAATGGCAGTACGAAACCAAATTTGCACTCATCGAAATCCCGACCAGTCAAAATGGACGCTTCGTCCAGTTGCCATCGCCAAAAGATGAAAAACACATCATACTTTTGGAGGATGTTATCAAGTTTAATCTTCCTCTGATATTCTCCTATTTCGGTTTTGATGTATTCAATGCACATGTCTTTAAAGTCACAAAAGACGCCGAATTTGACATTGACAATGACATCAACACGACGCTGGTCGAAAAGATAAGCAAAGGGGTAAAAAACAGAAGAAAAGGTAAACCTACCCGATTTATTTTTGATCAAGAGATGGACCATAAATTGGTAGAATTCCTGATCAAGAAACTTAACCTTTCAAAAAAAGACAGCATCATTCCAGGACAAAAAATACACAACTTCAAACACTTCATGGATTTTCCCAATGTGTTTAAATCGTACAATCAGCCCTTGGAACGGACGTCCTTTCCACACCCCTATTTCAAGAACTACGAACGTGTAACGGATACTGTATTGAAAAAAGATGTGCTGCTCTCCTTCCCCTATCATGAGTTTAGACCGATCATTGATCTACTTCGTGAAGCAGCGATGGATCCAGATGTGAAAACCATCCAGATTACGGCATACCGCTTAGCCTCGAATTCAAAAATTGCAAATGCCCTGATTAACGCAGCCCGCAATGGAAAGGAAGTCACCGTGATGCTTGAACTTCGGGCAAGATTTGATGAAGAAAACAATTTGGACTGGAAAGAGAAACTTGAACTGGAAGGCATCAAGGTATTGACCGGTATCCCAAATAAAAAGGTCCATGCAAAACTATGCGTCATCAAAAAACGTATCGGAATGAAAACGATCCAGTATGGTTTTGTCAGCACAGGAAATATCAACGAAAAAACGGCTAAATTATACGGAGATTACTGCCTGTTAACGAGTAATAGGGATGTTATTGCCGATATAAATAAGGTTTTCAATTACCTGAGACGTCCTAAGTCAAATCCGGCTGAAATTATCAAAAATTGCAAAAGTCTGTTGATATGCCCAACGGATATGCGCAGGGAACTTCTACACTACATCGATCAGGAGATTACCGAAGCCAAGGCTGGTCGAAAAGCATATATTATTGTCAAGGTAAACTCACTGAGCGATAAAGAAATGATTAAAAAGCTCTATGATGCCGCAACAGCTGGTGTCAAAATAAACCTTATCATCCGGGGAATCTACTGTGCAACAAATCAAAAAACTTTTAAATTGCAAATGAATGCCATTTCAATCGTCGATGAGTATTTGGAACATGCACGTGTGATGTATTTCTACAACGCTGGCCGAGAGCAGCTATTTATTTCCTCGGCAGATTGGATGACAAGAAACTTGGATCATCGCATCGAAGCAGCGGTCAAAATAACAAGTAAAAAAATCAAGGAAGATTTAAAAGAAATGCTTCAGATCCAGCTCAATGATAATGTCAAGGCCCGTATACTCAACAATTCACTGAGCAATCATTACGTTGAGAATAAAAAGGCGCCGTGCCGTTCGCAGATTGAAATATACAATTATCTGAAAAAAAAATTAGCGGATCATTAG
- a CDS encoding M15 family metallopeptidase → MKFNLCLIFALSLSTLSLSAQEKTMPSDFVYVKDIIPTISLEMRYFGSHNFTGRPIQGYEKPVAILTKRAALALQQVENHLNKKGLGLKIFDAYRPQRAVDNFKTWSLNTNDTIAKREFYPLINKKNLFNLGFIASKSGHSRGSTVDLTLISLKDHKEIDMGGPFDFFGAVSHHHYAHLTAQQKENRKILKEAMAKFGFKAYDKEWWHYTLQDEPYRKTYFDFIVK, encoded by the coding sequence ATGAAATTTAACTTGTGTCTTATATTTGCCTTAAGCCTTTCCACGCTTTCTCTCAGTGCGCAGGAAAAGACCATGCCTTCAGATTTTGTATACGTCAAGGACATTATTCCAACAATAAGTTTAGAAATGCGTTATTTTGGTAGCCACAACTTCACCGGAAGGCCAATTCAAGGTTATGAAAAACCAGTCGCTATTTTAACGAAGCGCGCAGCGCTAGCACTGCAACAGGTCGAGAACCATTTAAATAAAAAAGGTCTTGGCCTGAAAATATTCGATGCCTACCGTCCGCAACGTGCTGTTGACAACTTTAAAACATGGTCCTTAAACACCAATGATACTATCGCAAAAAGGGAATTCTACCCGCTTATCAATAAGAAGAACTTGTTCAATCTAGGCTTTATTGCCTCCAAATCAGGCCACAGCCGTGGCAGTACAGTCGATCTAACGCTCATCAGCCTAAAAGATCATAAGGAGATTGATATGGGTGGACCTTTTGATTTTTTCGGCGCAGTCTCCCATCATCACTATGCGCATCTGACCGCCCAACAGAAAGAAAACCGGAAGATTTTAAAAGAAGCGATGGCTAAATTTGGCTTCAAAGCTTATGATAAGGAATGGTGGCATTACACTTTGCAAGATGAACCTTATCGTAAAACCTATTTTGATTTTATCGTAAAATAA
- a CDS encoding AraC family transcriptional regulator: MSVKETPIKNKGFYVFHFKGNKSKPVFSSEQQQILTKGDLYSLCLIKKGETSFMINNERVQVAQNHLLLTNPSSRVNGSSVVKSWDCEVYLIFFTLDFSFKLDFQEDFFEVTKKSLALSDSYIWSLSNQDSINLSNLFKQFIHYDRQDSSYLFKHQIIKSLTEILFCEIARLGSQNMRNTPAIPSRKREILANFHLLLKKSFHKEHMVQFYAMELGITAKHLSVITKELTGKSAIELIQNVLVEEAKSLLCQGLPIGEIAVKLHFSDQSFFGKFFKRNVGISPKEFRQNLYLNKVD; the protein is encoded by the coding sequence ATGTCTGTAAAGGAAACTCCCATCAAAAACAAGGGTTTTTATGTCTTTCATTTTAAGGGCAACAAATCGAAACCTGTCTTTAGTTCCGAGCAGCAGCAGATTTTAACAAAAGGTGACCTCTATTCGCTCTGTTTAATAAAAAAAGGTGAGACATCCTTCATGATTAATAACGAACGGGTACAAGTTGCGCAAAATCACCTTTTGTTAACCAATCCATCCTCCCGAGTGAATGGCTCTTCAGTCGTCAAATCTTGGGACTGTGAGGTATATTTGATTTTCTTTACGCTAGATTTTAGCTTCAAACTGGATTTTCAAGAAGATTTCTTCGAGGTCACCAAAAAGTCGCTTGCCTTAAGTGACAGTTACATCTGGTCGCTATCGAACCAAGATTCGATCAACTTATCTAACTTATTTAAACAGTTTATTCATTACGACCGACAAGACTCTAGCTACCTTTTCAAACATCAGATTATTAAGTCATTAACAGAAATATTATTTTGTGAAATAGCTCGTCTAGGAAGCCAAAATATGCGAAATACACCCGCTATTCCCTCCCGGAAAAGAGAGATTCTGGCCAATTTTCATTTGCTACTAAAAAAGTCGTTTCATAAAGAACACATGGTGCAATTTTATGCGATGGAACTTGGCATCACAGCGAAACACCTATCGGTGATTACCAAGGAACTAACTGGAAAATCAGCAATAGAACTTATTCAGAACGTTTTAGTGGAGGAAGCAAAATCATTACTTTGCCAGGGGCTTCCTATCGGAGAAATTGCAGTGAAATTACATTTCTCGGATCAATCTTTTTTTGGTAAATTCTTTAAGCGAAATGTTGGAATCTCGCCTAAAGAATTTCGTCAGAATCTCTACTTAAACAAAGTCGATTAA
- a CDS encoding HAD family hydrolase produces the protein MDKFNIKGIIFDYGGTLDTNGGHWGAVIWSGYEKYQVPVNLNAFQEAYTYAERQMALQPIIKPQFNFLEVLEAKLNVQFDYLIAAGYDLDRSLAHRIAFDGYSLAKNTVEEVKPLLNSLHEKYPIVMVSNFYGNLKSVLDDFGILSYFQEVVESAVVGVRKPDPAIYALGVTKIGLPAQEVLVVGDSYSKDMVPAKAVGCQTLWLKGQTWGEDKLQDTGAADQQFTSIFDLIDFV, from the coding sequence ATGGATAAGTTTAATATTAAAGGGATTATTTTTGATTATGGTGGAACCTTAGACACCAATGGCGGCCACTGGGGAGCTGTTATCTGGTCGGGTTATGAAAAATATCAGGTTCCTGTAAATTTGAACGCTTTTCAGGAGGCCTATACCTACGCGGAACGTCAGATGGCTTTACAACCTATTATTAAACCGCAGTTTAATTTTTTGGAAGTGCTTGAAGCAAAGCTCAATGTGCAATTTGATTATCTTATTGCTGCAGGGTACGACTTAGACCGATCATTAGCGCATAGAATAGCCTTTGACGGTTATTCATTGGCGAAGAATACGGTTGAAGAGGTAAAACCACTGTTAAATTCACTCCATGAAAAATATCCGATTGTCATGGTTTCCAATTTTTATGGTAATTTAAAATCGGTCCTTGATGATTTTGGGATTCTATCTTATTTTCAGGAAGTTGTGGAGTCGGCTGTCGTCGGTGTGCGCAAACCTGATCCTGCCATTTATGCCTTAGGTGTAACTAAAATAGGACTTCCTGCACAAGAGGTATTGGTGGTGGGTGATTCCTATAGTAAAGATATGGTACCTGCCAAAGCGGTTGGCTGCCAAACCTTATGGTTGAAAGGGCAGACTTGGGGCGAGGATAAATTGCAGGATACTGGAGCTGCAGACCAGCAATTTACAAGCATCTTCGATTTAATCGACTTTGTTTAA
- a CDS encoding lysylphosphatidylglycerol synthase transmembrane domain-containing protein: MGSKIYKVLFMLIGIGTLAYMIHAMGIDEIWNNLENIGWWFLPVLGSWAVLYWMNAMAFKAIIQEPELPQTNVPFWKVLQLTISGYAINYITPFVALGGEPYRIMELKNYVGGSKAGSSVLLYGVMHILSHILFWVASVFLILWFVPASTMVNVACAAIFVMAIICTWLFTKFYKKGITVSLLKALSKLPLVGKKVGNLLETKYETLNDVDQQVKNLFQNRRGRFYTALFWEFVARVVGCFEIYFIGLALDINIDFIDAMIISSGSSLFANLVFFFPMQLGTREGGLAMAVMSIGLPAKVGIFMGVVTRIREIVWIMIGLGWMSLVKKK; this comes from the coding sequence ATGGGTAGCAAAATCTATAAAGTGCTCTTTATGCTGATCGGTATAGGTACACTGGCCTATATGATTCATGCAATGGGAATTGATGAGATTTGGAACAACCTTGAAAATATTGGCTGGTGGTTTCTGCCTGTACTTGGTAGCTGGGCAGTACTCTACTGGATGAATGCTATGGCATTTAAGGCAATTATTCAGGAACCGGAATTGCCACAGACAAACGTCCCTTTTTGGAAGGTCTTACAATTGACAATATCGGGGTATGCCATCAATTATATAACACCATTTGTTGCGTTAGGAGGGGAGCCTTATCGTATTATGGAGCTTAAAAACTATGTCGGTGGTTCGAAGGCAGGTTCATCTGTGCTGTTATACGGTGTCATGCACATCCTATCGCATATTTTATTTTGGGTCGCTTCTGTTTTTCTAATTCTTTGGTTTGTGCCTGCTAGCACGATGGTCAATGTGGCCTGTGCTGCGATTTTTGTAATGGCTATCATCTGTACTTGGCTATTTACAAAATTTTATAAGAAGGGAATTACCGTTTCACTATTGAAAGCCTTGTCTAAACTGCCTTTGGTAGGTAAGAAAGTCGGTAATTTACTGGAGACGAAGTATGAAACTTTGAATGACGTCGATCAACAGGTGAAAAACCTTTTTCAAAATCGCCGCGGTCGTTTCTATACGGCGCTTTTTTGGGAATTTGTAGCACGCGTTGTAGGCTGTTTTGAGATTTATTTTATTGGTTTGGCTTTAGATATCAATATTGATTTTATTGATGCTATGATAATTAGCTCAGGATCTTCCCTATTTGCCAATCTTGTTTTTTTCTTTCCAATGCAGTTGGGAACCCGGGAAGGTGGATTGGCAATGGCCGTAATGAGTATAGGATTGCCTGCGAAAGTCGGTATTTTTATGGGTGTTGTGACACGAATTAGGGAAATTGTGTGGATTATGATCGGTTTGGGGTGGATGAGTTTAGTAAAAAAGAAATAA